CTCAGACTGGAGACTGTTCTTCGATGGAGTAGTCAACTACAAAGGATCCAGTATTGGAGCATTGTTGATATCAGAAACAGGACAACACTATCCGATGGCTGCAAAGCTCAATTTCAGATGTACCAACAATATGGTTGAATACGAAGCATATATTCTCAGCCTCAGGATGACATTGGACATGAACATACAAGAGTTGCTAATAGTCGGAGATTCTGACTTGCTCATAAATTAAGTGAAGGGAAATTGGGCAACCAAGAATGACAAAATACTGCCATACGTAAATCCGGTACAAAGATTGTGTGGGAGATTTAAAAGCATCGACTTCAGTCATACTCTGAGGGCTCAGAATGAGTTTGCTGACGCTTTGGCTACAATAGCCTTCGTGATTCAGCACCACGAGAGTACCCACATTGATCTCCTAGAGATCACTCTAAAGGAAGAACATACTCACTGCGCACACATCGAGGCCGAGCCAGATGGCAAGCCATGGTACACCAACATAAAGGCATACCTGGAGAAAGGAGAGTGTCCTCCAGAAAGCTCAGCAAATCAGAAGAAACCCATCAGAAGACTAGCCAATAGATTCTTCCTAAACAAAGAAGTGTTGTACAAAAAGACACTCGATCTCGGGTTACTCAGATGCGTAGACGCCGAAGAGGCCACAAAATTGCTGAAAGAGGTACACATAGGAGCTTGTGGAcctcacatgaatggattcatcCTGGCAAAGAAAATCTTAAGAACAGGATACTACTAGATGACCATGGATCATGACTCCTacaaatttgtgaaaaaatgccATCAATGCCAGATACACGGAGACCTAATCAAGGTTCCTCCGACAGAATTGCATGCAATGTGCTCGCCTAGCCATTCATAGCGTGGGGGATGGGCGTCATCGGACCCATTGAGACCCCGGCATCCAATGGACATCGTTTCATCTTAGTCGCTATcgactacttcaccaaatgggtggaaGTAACTTCTCACAAGTCAGTGACCAAGAAAGTCGTGGCTGACTTTGTCAAGAACAATCTCATATGCCGCTTCAGTGTGCCCGAGTCCATCATTACAGAGAATGGAGCCAATCTAAATAGCCATCTGATGAAAGACATCTGTGACCAATTCAAGATAACTCACAGGAATTCTACCGCCTATCAGCCACAAATGAATGGAGCCTTTGAGGatgccaacaaaaacatcaagagaaTCTTGAGAAGATGATCGACAACTACAAAAATTGGCATGAGCAGCTGCCTTATGCTTTATTGGGGTACAGAACGACAACTCGGATGTCCACCG
This portion of the Lycium ferocissimum isolate CSIRO_LF1 chromosome 1, AGI_CSIRO_Lferr_CH_V1, whole genome shotgun sequence genome encodes:
- the LOC132067618 gene encoding uncharacterized protein LOC132067618, encoding MAMEEEVDEPYSDWRLFFDGVVNYKGSSIGALLISETGQHYPMAAKLNFRLKGNWATKNDKILPYVNPVQRLCGRFKSIDFSHTLRAQNEFADALATIAFVIQHHESTHIDLLEITLKEEHTHCAHIEAEPDGKPWYTNIKAYLEKGECPPESSANQKKPIRRLANRFFLNKEVLYKKTLDLGLLRCVDAEEATKLLKEVHIGACGPHMNGFILAKKILRTGYY